Proteins found in one Lolium rigidum isolate FL_2022 unplaced genomic scaffold, APGP_CSIRO_Lrig_0.1 contig_27103_1, whole genome shotgun sequence genomic segment:
- the LOC124680731 gene encoding protein PHOSPHATE STARVATION RESPONSE 1-like isoform X1 yields the protein MRKCDLRQSHSSRVSGAMSSSLPILPNSLKENFPGPHNPQLTSMQRQLTNDPVPLNHSALQSASLHPRAGAMRSSYSGLLGFPANPLDSVPIHERQSMVASFACQSPDIVAFQPLSNSIPGGHTEETWFPGSVDGLSNYRDIIPASGNQIQNGSPAVTSDVVAQQNEWWDIMDDDWKDILDATANDSQSKSMVQPCNSAASQPAVNQPASSHGGEICNVASPPNSNSAAKQRMRWTPELHECFVDAVNKLGGSEKATPKGVLKLMKVDSLTIYHVKSHLQKYRTARYKPELTEGTTGERSTAEELTLDLKSSMDLTEALRLQMEVQKRLHEQLETQRKLQLRIEEQGKYLQMMFEKQSKSNKEKVLGLSSGGTATLSSEPSHSANKSRESDEDDDLNITGDSLGNAGLRENSMRAGGNQGQHKASHPIP from the exons ATGAGGAAGTGTGATCTGAGGCAGTCTCACAGCAGCAGGGTTTCTGGAGCAATGTCATCCTCTCTACCCATTCTGCCAAATTCCCTGAAAGAAAACTTCCCTGGGCCTCATAATCCCCAACTTACTTCGATGCAAAGGCAACTGACGAATGATCCTGTGCCCTTAAATCACAGCGCACTTCAGTCTGCTAGTTTGCACCCGAGAGCTGGTGCTATGAGATCCTCATATTCAGGTTTACTAGGGTTCCCTGCTAATCCACTTGACTCTGTGCCGATCCACGAGAGGCAGTCTATGGTTGCTTCTTTTGCTTGTCAGTCACCAGATATCGTGGCATTTCAGCCTTTATCTAATAGCATCCCTGGAGGACACACTGAGGAAACTTGGTTCCCGGGTTCGGTTGATGGTTTATCAAATTACAGAGATATCATCCCTGCTTCTGGTAATCAGATCCAGAATGGCAGTCCTGCTGTGACATCTGATGTGGTTGCTCAACAAAATGAATGGTGGGATATAATGGATGATGATTGGAAAGATATTCTAGATGCAACGGCCAATGATTCACAGTCAAAG TCCATGGTTCAACCTTGCAATTCCGCTGCATCACAACCAGCTGTGAACCAGCCAGCTTCATCTCATGGTGGAGAAATTTGTAATGTAGCTAGCCCTCCCAATAGCAACTCTGCAGCCAAACAACGCATGAGGTGGACCCCAGAACTCCATGAATGTTTCGTAGACGCTGTAAATAAGCTTGGTGGTAGTGAAA AAGCTACTCCTAAGGGTGTACTGAAGCTTATGAAAGTTGACAGTTTGACAATATATCATGTGAAAAGCCATCTGCAG AAGTACCGCACAGCCCGCTATAAGCCAGAACTAACTGAAG GTACAACAGGAGAAAGATCTACCGCCGAAGAATTGACTCTAGACCTGAAATC GAGCATGGATCTTACTGAAGCGCTGCGCCTTCAGATGGAAGTTCAGAAACGTCTTCATGAACAACTTGAG ACTCAGAGAAAGTTGCAGTTGCGAATTGAAGAACAAGGGAAGTATCTGCAGATGATGTTTGAAAAGCAGTCTAAATCCAATAAGGAGAAGGTGCTGGGCCTGTCCTCAGGTGGTACAGCAACCCTATCATCTGAGCCGAGCCATTCTGCCAACAAAAGTAGGGAgagtgatgaagatgatgacctaAACATAACAGGAGACAGCCTGGGGAATGCAGGATTACGAGAAAATTCAATGCGTGCTGGTGGCAACCAGGGTCAGCACAAAGCGAGTCACCCGATCCCCTAG
- the LOC124680731 gene encoding protein PHOSPHATE STARVATION RESPONSE 1-like isoform X2 produces MRKCDLRQSHSSRVSGAMSSSLPILPNSLKENFPGPHNPQLTSMQRQLTNDPVPLNHSALQSASLHPRAGAMRSSYSGLLGFPANPLDSVPIHERQSMVASFACQSPDIVAFQPLSNSIPGGHTEETWFPGSVDGLSNYRDIIPASGNQIQNGSPAVTSDVVAQQNEWWDIMDDDWKDILDATANDSQSKSMVQPCNSAASQPAVNQPASPPNSNSAAKQRMRWTPELHECFVDAVNKLGGSEKATPKGVLKLMKVDSLTIYHVKSHLQKYRTARYKPELTEGTTGERSTAEELTLDLKSSMDLTEALRLQMEVQKRLHEQLETQRKLQLRIEEQGKYLQMMFEKQSKSNKEKVLGLSSGGTATLSSEPSHSANKSRESDEDDDLNITGDSLGNAGLRENSMRAGGNQGQHKASHPIP; encoded by the exons ATGAGGAAGTGTGATCTGAGGCAGTCTCACAGCAGCAGGGTTTCTGGAGCAATGTCATCCTCTCTACCCATTCTGCCAAATTCCCTGAAAGAAAACTTCCCTGGGCCTCATAATCCCCAACTTACTTCGATGCAAAGGCAACTGACGAATGATCCTGTGCCCTTAAATCACAGCGCACTTCAGTCTGCTAGTTTGCACCCGAGAGCTGGTGCTATGAGATCCTCATATTCAGGTTTACTAGGGTTCCCTGCTAATCCACTTGACTCTGTGCCGATCCACGAGAGGCAGTCTATGGTTGCTTCTTTTGCTTGTCAGTCACCAGATATCGTGGCATTTCAGCCTTTATCTAATAGCATCCCTGGAGGACACACTGAGGAAACTTGGTTCCCGGGTTCGGTTGATGGTTTATCAAATTACAGAGATATCATCCCTGCTTCTGGTAATCAGATCCAGAATGGCAGTCCTGCTGTGACATCTGATGTGGTTGCTCAACAAAATGAATGGTGGGATATAATGGATGATGATTGGAAAGATATTCTAGATGCAACGGCCAATGATTCACAGTCAAAG TCCATGGTTCAACCTTGCAATTCCGCTGCATCACAACCAGCTGTGAACCAGCCAGCTTCA CCTCCCAATAGCAACTCTGCAGCCAAACAACGCATGAGGTGGACCCCAGAACTCCATGAATGTTTCGTAGACGCTGTAAATAAGCTTGGTGGTAGTGAAA AAGCTACTCCTAAGGGTGTACTGAAGCTTATGAAAGTTGACAGTTTGACAATATATCATGTGAAAAGCCATCTGCAG AAGTACCGCACAGCCCGCTATAAGCCAGAACTAACTGAAG GTACAACAGGAGAAAGATCTACCGCCGAAGAATTGACTCTAGACCTGAAATC GAGCATGGATCTTACTGAAGCGCTGCGCCTTCAGATGGAAGTTCAGAAACGTCTTCATGAACAACTTGAG ACTCAGAGAAAGTTGCAGTTGCGAATTGAAGAACAAGGGAAGTATCTGCAGATGATGTTTGAAAAGCAGTCTAAATCCAATAAGGAGAAGGTGCTGGGCCTGTCCTCAGGTGGTACAGCAACCCTATCATCTGAGCCGAGCCATTCTGCCAACAAAAGTAGGGAgagtgatgaagatgatgacctaAACATAACAGGAGACAGCCTGGGGAATGCAGGATTACGAGAAAATTCAATGCGTGCTGGTGGCAACCAGGGTCAGCACAAAGCGAGTCACCCGATCCCCTAG